One region of Zingiber officinale cultivar Zhangliang chromosome 7B, Zo_v1.1, whole genome shotgun sequence genomic DNA includes:
- the LOC122003513 gene encoding E3 ubiquitin-protein ligase EL5-like translates to MHGDGDHLPSIRVGCEIVLATIIFLFLVICFALLIYLYLRRQIRLYSYPEGAAAAPNHSGLDAAVLRSLPAVVFRRACFEEPVECAVCLSELAEGETARLLPGCGHGFHLECIDMWFHSHTTCPLCRSSPVGRGPPGRVPAGEAAPRVAVVSSSRLQTGTEGAGEGSSRASAGGPSPTSTRAAVEGASSSVEQTLKTLRMILSQGRWSVASSSGSASNGGDVEQGPVRCVEASSANACRKH, encoded by the coding sequence ATGCACGGCGACGGCGATCATCTTCCGAGCATCAGAGTCGGCTGTGAGATTGTGCTGGCGAcgatcatcttcctcttcttggTCATCTGCTTCGCCTTATTAATCTACCTCTACCTCAGACGGCAAATTCGCTTGTACAGCTACCCGGAGGGTGCCGCCGCGGCGCCGAACCATTCCGGCCTCGACGCTGCCGTGCTCCGCTCGCTCCCTGCGGTCGTCTTCCGGAGGGCGTGCTTCGAGGAGCCGGTCGAGTGCGCCGTGTGCCTCTCCGAGCTGGCCGAGGGCGAGACGGCCCGTCTGCTTCCCGGGTGCGGCCACGGGTTCCACCTCGAGTGCATCGACATGTGGTTCCATTCCCACACTACCTGCCCACTCTGCCGGAGTAGCCCCGTCGGGAGAGGACCCCCGGGGCGAGTTCCGGCGGGGGAGGCCGCGCCGCGGGTGGCGGTCGTTTCGTCGAGCAGGTTGCAGACAGGAACTGAGGGCGCGGGTGAAGGTTCGTCGAGGGCTTCGGCCGGTGGACCGTCGCCGACGTCGACGAGGGCAGCGGTGGAGGGGGCGTCGTCGTCGGTCGAGCAGACGTTGAAGACGCTAAGGATGATACTGAGTCAAGGGAGGTGGAGTGTTGCCTCGTCCTCCGGTAGCGCCTCCAACGGAGGCGACGTAGAGCAGGGTCCGGTGAGATGCGTGGAGGCGTCATCAGCCAACGCGTGTCGGAAACATTAA
- the LOC122005103 gene encoding peptidyl-tRNA hydrolase 2, mitochondrial-like has product MAVPAFMTGISISLFSVFNALLIGAGCFALGFLLAQRETKGFFPFLYIWTKDLTNRKRAVDEAPNDPRNLNRVTVKKPTLEIENLAEIIEDFKMVLVVRNDLKMGKGKIAAQCSHATLGLYKKLLARAPKALSRWENCGQVKVVLKIESESDLLVLQGRAKSLKLPNHITIDAGRTQIAPNSMTVMAILGPSDLVDDVTGSLKLL; this is encoded by the exons ATGGCAGTGCCGGCGTTCATGACGGGCATATCCATATCTCTATTTAGTGTCTTCAACGCACTCCTGATAGGCGCCGGATGCTTTGCCTTGGGGTTCCTCCTCGCCCAAAGGGAGACCAAGGGCTTCTTCCCGTTTTTGTATATTTGGACCAAAGACTTAACGAACAGGAAGAGGGCGGTCGACGAAGCTCCCAACGATCCGAGGAATTTGAACAGGGTCACGGTGAAGAAGCCGACCCTCGAGATTGAAAACCTTGCTGAAATCATTGAAGACTTCAAAATG GTTTTGGTTGTTAGAAATGACTTGAAGATGGGAAAAGGCAAGATTGCTGCCCAGTGCAG CCATGCAACTCTGGGTTTGTATAAAAAGCTTCTTGCTAGAGCTCCAAAAGCACTAAGCAG ATGGGAAAATTGTGGACAAGttaaggtggtgctgaagattgAAAGTGAGAGTGATCTTCTTGTGCTGCAA GGAAGGGCAAAGTCACTGAAGCTACCAAATCATATAACAATTGATGCTGGGAGGACCCAAATTGCACCAA ATTCAATGACAGTGATGGCTATTCTGG GACCCAGCGACCTGGTTGATGATGTTACAGGAAGTCTGAAGCTTTTATGA